The genomic window CCGACCTCATCCAGAGGTTTCCGTATCACGGCAAGATCGTCGTCGCGCATCAAGGGGAACCTCCCTTTCCCCCTGCAAAGCCTGCTCACCGCGACCCGTAATCCGTCCCATGGGCACAACCTATTTTCACCAGGAGAAAACCCACCAAACCACCAGAAAAAATCCCGGCAAAGGCAAAATCCCCCCTCCCCAAACAAGACACTTTTGGCACAAGCACGACATTGTTGGCGCTTCACTGAAAACCAATTGGTATTTCAATGTATAACAGCAAAAAAGCCCCAAAAGGCGACAACCTTGTCACCTTGTTGTATGACAAAATCATTTTCCGCTTGAGGGACTTTTCACAAGAGCGCCAAGGATTTTCGTCCCATTGAAACCTTGGCCCCTCTCTTGCTTATGAGCAGAATCGTCTGCAGACGAACCTGGCTTTTTCAAGACACCTGCAGGATTGCTATCGGATCGGCAGTCCTGCTCGTTACACACAATCAACCCGTCCGTGAGTACACATGAGAGCGTTGAAAGCGGACACCTGCCCCCTTTGGAGGAAGAATGACAATGAACAGCAGTACCGGACGTGTAGACCTACGACCTGATAAACACATTCTCATTCCGGCAACACTTGTTCTCTTGGGCATTATTGCCTGTTCCATTGTATTCACCGAGCAAAGTGAACATGTCCTCAAGACCGTATACAGCGTCTTCGCCCGGACCACGGGTACCTGGTATCTCTGGGTCACCGTGGGCATGATCATCCTTTCAGGTTTTTTCATGTTTTCCCGCTACGGCGACATCAAATTCGGGGAACCAGACGAAAAGCCTGAATTCAACAACTATTCATGGCTGGCCATGATGTTTTGTTCCGGTGTGGCCGGAGCGGTCATGTTCTGGTCCATTGTCGAGCCCATGTACAACCTGGCCTACCCGCCCAAGTTTGCCGAGCCCCTGTCCCGCCAGTCCTTTGAATGGGCCATGTCCTATGTCCTGCTTCACTGGGGACCCGTAACCTGGCCCTGGTACATGGTAACCGCTCTGCCCATCTGCTACATGTATTACAAACGCAAGAAACCGGTCCTGCGCATCAGCGCCGCCACCGAGCCCATTCTTGGCGACCAGGTCAACGGCGGCATGGGCAAGGGGATTGAGATTTTCTTTATCGTCGGCCTGATGTTCTCCAACGCAGCCGTCATGGGCGTATCCGTACCCATCGTCAACCATGCTCTGAGCGCGGTCCTGGGTATTGAACCAAGCTTTACCCTGGAACTCATCATCCTTGCCATTTCCGCCGTTATCTTCACGGTATCGGTTTCCCTGGGTCTCAAAAAAGGCATCAAGATTTTGTCAGACACCAATGTATGCATTGCCCTGGCCATGGTCTTCTTTTGCCTTGTGGCTGGTCCCACAGTGTTCATTGTTGACAACTTTACCAATTCCTTTGGGCATATGCTTGGCAACTTCTGGGACATGATCTTCTGGACCGACCCCTATACCGATGGTTCATTCCCGCAGGATTGGACCATTTTTTATGCCCTGTGGATGGCATCTTATGGCCCTTTCATGGGGCTGTTCATTGCCCGCATTTCCAAGGGGCGTACCGTAATATCGTTGCCATGGGTCTGGCAGGCGGCATCGCCGGCTCCTACATGATCCACGCCGTTTTTGGCGGATACACCATGTTCACCCAGTTAAACGGCATTGTCGACGCTGTCGGCATTCTCAAAGCCTCGGGCGGTCCGGCCGCATTGGTGGCAGTCCTGCAGACCCTCCCCATGGGAAAGGTTGTTCTGGTGGCCTACTGTGTCTTCTCCACCATCTTCCTGGCTACCTCGGTGGACTCGTGTGCGTACGTCATCTCCTGCTCAGCCACTACCAGGCTGCAGCCCGGTTCCGAACCAACCCGCGGGCACCGTTTCTATTGGGCACTGATCCAGGCGGGCCTTGCCCTGGCCGCCATCACCATGGGTGGATTGGGACCGGTTCGCATCTTTGCCAACTTCTCGGGCGCACTCATGCTCATCCCCATCGCCTTTGTCATTGCTGCCTGGTTCAAAATGACCAGGGAAGATGATGCCCTGACCCAATGCTGTACATTCACCAACCCGCTGCCTGTAAATGCAGCTTCAGAAGAGGTCCCCGGTCGTCCTTCCAAGGACCCCCTTTCCGAGGACATTCCCTGCCCGGTTGAACAATAACAACATACCCACATTCAAGGAGTAAAACATGTCCACCAAAGCCAACAGAGTTGCGCTGCTCGGTTTCGACTGCGCCATCCCCAAGCGCCTTGAAGCGTTGATAAACGAGGGTGCTTTGCCCAACTTCAAAAAGTTCAAGGAGCAAGGCACCTACATGACCGAAGGGTACAACATGCCCACCGTTACCCCGCCGTCATGGGCCTCCATCTGCACGGGCGCCTATCCCCGCACCCACGGAGTGGAAGACTATTACTATTACAACGAAGGCGAATCCCTGCACTTCTCCAAATGCGTTCAGTCTTTTGGTTCCCAGATGCTCACGGCTGAAACCATCTGGGACCGGTGGGACAAGGAAGGCAAGAAATGTCTGGTGGTCAACTATCCTGTTTCCTGGCCATCCAAGATGAAAAACGGGGTCATGGTACAGGGGGAAGGCCTTTCAGCGGCTGAAACCCGCTGGCAGCTGGAAGGGTACGAACATCGGGAAAGCCTGTGTTCCGAATCCTGTGTTGCCACTGATTTCTACCCCATTGGCGTTCAGGCCCGATTTGAAGAAGCAGAGGGATGGAAAAACATCCCCGAGGAAATTGAAGACCAGGATCCCCTGGACATGACCATCCCCATGGAATTTCCCCACGCCATGGAAGAACTGGCTCCCCAGACCTGGTACGGACTGACCTGGGAATCCGAAGACGATGGCTATGATGTCTTTGCCCTGTGCACGGAAAAGGATTTCAACACCGCACTGTTCACCATCAAGGTGCGTGAGTGGTCCGACGTCATTGAAGCCGACTTCCCCATCAAGGCCGACGGACGCATTGAAAAGGGATACTTCCGTTGCAAACTCATGGAACTTTCCGACGACGCCGAAGACTTCAAGTTGTACATTTCCGGCATCACCGGAACCCACGGATACTGCGCCCCGGATGACGCCCTCAAGAACGTGGATTTCACCAGGAACATCCTGGCCAATGACATGGGCTTTGTGGGCATGGTCAACGGCATCATTGATAACGAAACCATCGTGGAGATGGCCCGTTTCCATTCGGAATGGCTCACCGAGGTCATCACCACCCTCATGAAGGACCATCCCGACTGGGATCTGCTGTACATGCATACCCATCTCATCGACTGGTTCTATCATGGATACATGGACAAGATGGAACACGGTACCGAGGAAGAAAAAAAGATGGCCTACGACATGGAACGGGCCATCTACCAGATCGAGGACAAGTTCCTGGGGACCATGATGGCCGCCATGCCCAAGGAAACCCTGACCTGCGTCATCTCCGACCATGGGGCAACACCCATCGGTCCCATCCTGAACACGGCCGAGGCATTGGCCCAGGCAGGCCTGACCGCCTACGAGGCCCGCTCCTCTGATGAGGCGGGATCCGTGTGGGAAGAGTCCGAAGGCTTCAACTACGATCTCATCCCCGAAAAATCCCTGGCTGTCCCTCAACGGTACATGTTCGTCTACGTCAACCTCAAATCCAAGTACCCCGGTGGCATTGTGGAGGATGAGGATTACGAAAAGGTTCGCAACCAGATCATCGACGCCCTGTACGACTACAAGCATCCTGAAACCGGAGAACGTCCTGTCATGTGCGCCATTCCCAAGGAAGACGCCAAGGTCTTTGGCATGGGTGGTGAGCAGGCCGGTGATGTCGTGTACGTGCTCAAGCCCGAGTACATGGCCGAACACGGCTACGGCTTCCCCACGGGTGAATCCGGATGCGGTTCTCTGAAAAACATCATGCTCTGGAACGGCCCCGGCGTGAAGCAGGGTTACGTGTACGAACGTCCCCGCTGGCTCGTCGATGTCGTGCCCACCTTCTGCCACGCCACAGGCAATCCGGTTCCGGCAGATACCGAAGGCGCGATCATCTATCAGATATTTGAAGATCACGACAAATAAAAGCATCCCGGTAGCCGGGGCGGCGCACCTTGAGAAGCCGTCCCGGCCGGCCCATGCAGACGTGACCAACTTTCCTGTTGGAACAACATGACCAAGGTGCATCATCCCCTGCTGTGGTGAAAGGGGGCTTGTCCCCAAGCCCGTCTCTTTTCCCGAAACAAGACGTCAAACGGAACTTCGGCCTGCTTGGCGTTCATCGTGGGGAATGAAGTCGTCTGACCATTAATCTGTCTCGTGCACCTCGCGGCGACCGGGGGACGCAGAGAACAACGCATGGAGAAGCATACATGCTCTTTTTCGTGAACAAGCCGGAAGAGGGGATTCTTGACCGAATCGCTCTTATCGGCGGCGACGAGGACAAGGCCCTGCTCCTGGTTGGCGATGCCATCAGTTTTGGCACTGAACACTGGGAGAACAAGCTGGAAGATCTGGACGTTGAAGACATCTATGTGGCCAAAAACGCCCTGGATGCCCGCAATCTCGAACTCAGCGATAACTGTCAGGTGGTGGACTACCCCGAGATGGTGGACCTGCTGCTGGGAAGCGACGAAAAAATCGTATCACTCTAAGGAGATAGCATCATGTCAAAAACATTGACCATCATGCTCCTGTCGGGATCTGCGGAGAACGAGGATGCCGAGTTCGCCACACGTCTCGCCCAGGCCGCCCAGGAAAAAGGCCACAAGGTCCAGATCTATTTGTTCGGAAATGCCGTAAATATTTCCAAGAAAGAAATTCCCATTGAAGGTGATGACCTGCATATCCAGCAGCGGCTCCTTGATCATATTGAACCCACCAAGTGTTTTGAGCGGTTGGCCGACATCACGCGCAAGGGCGGCGACATCTCCACCTGTCACACCAACGAACACGCCCGTGGTATTGAATCCCGCCAGTATGTGGATGGCATCAAATGGGGCGACGTGGGTGGTTCCTTCACCAAATATCTCATGACCTCGGACGTTCTTCTGTCCGTGGGCCACTAAAGGAGGCGCGCCATGATCAATTCTGCTTGCTTTGTCGTATCCAAGCCCCTTGGCGTGGAACAGGGCGCCCTGGGCATACGTACCGCCTGGGCCTGTCATCAGAATGGTTTTGAAACCAAACTCATCTACGCCGAAGAAGGCGTTTGGTGCCTCATCAACAATCCCGGCTACCATACCTCCATGCTCAAGGACCTCATCCAGGAAGAAGGCGAAATCTACGCCGTCAAAGAAGACCTGGAAAAGCGCGGACTGACTGAAGAAAACCTCGTCAAGGGGATTGAAGTCATTGAGGCAGCAGATGTTGCCGAACTGTGCGAAGAGATGGATTGCGTCAACTATTTCTAATCAACAGACATCATCAAGAGGGAATCTGCATGTCCACTGTACACTTTGAACGCTTGGATGAAAACCGCGACAAATTCAACGTTGGCGCCAAGGCTGTCCCTGAAATCATCATGGATTTTTCCTCCATCACCCCGGAAGAACGCAACCAGGAATCCATGGGCTCCCGCATGCTCTGCGTGGCTGCGCTTTCCTGTTATTGTAACACCATGGTCAATGCCTTCAAGCGCAACAATGTTGAAATAAAGTCCCTGACAGGATCTGCCACGGCCACCAAGGACAAGGACGAGGTCAACCGCACCCGTTACGTTGAACTGGAGATCAACATTGAGGTCGGTCTGGACGAAAAAGACCGGGAAGTCTTTGAAACCGTCAAGGAAAACATGCTCAACGGCTCCTTGCTCACCTACTCCCTCGAAGAGGGCATGGAAGTCGACTACAACATCGAAATGAAAGCAGTTTAACGCCCTTTGCAGGCAATTTTGACCTAAATCCGACATAAATACGTTCAACATGAAAGGAGAAACATAATGGCTGATAAAAAAGTTGTTTTGATTGTTTGTGGCGAAGCTGATGTCAACGGCGGCGCGGCTTTGAAGAAATACATCAAGAAATCCTGCACTTTTGCCGGCTTTGACGCCGCCAATATGGTTGCCGAAGCCGCCAAGATCCAGGGTGGTGCCACAGTGGCTGCCAACGGCGTTGCCAGGGTATTTGAAGAAGACGGTGCTCTGGCCATTGTTGAGCTGGGTGATGTTACGGCCGAGGCCCTGGAAGCCTCCATGGCACAGATCGCCGAAGCAGCCGACCGTCGTACCCTGATCGTGCTGGCCACTGCCAGTGGCTTGTTCATGGGCGGTCTGGGCATGAACAAGAAGGCAGGAACCATCCAGCGCAATGTTGTTGCTGCTGATGTGATTGCCACCATCTGCTATGTGGCTGACCTGCCCATTCCTGGCGATTGCACGGGTGCGGTTCTGTATCAGGCCCTCAAGGATCCCGACATGAAGCTCAAGGAAATGCGCAAGCTCAAGGAAGCCATTGGCCGCATGGAAGTGGCCCTGCAGCGGGACAATCGGGAACCCTGGGACAAGCACGACTGCGCCTAATTCGCCAGTTGATCATCATCAATGGAAGGGGAGAGCGATCCTTGGGTTGCTCTCCCTTCTTTGCAACATTGCATGCTATTTCAAGATATTAAGTGCAGGAGACCTGAACCCCTATGACTACCGCAATGACTGTTGAGAACCTGAAACTACAACAGGATGTAGCCTTTGCCAAAAAAGGACTCGCCATTGCCGTTTTCTCCGGCATGTCCTGGGGGCTCAACGGCGTTATTCTCAGTCTGGCCTTTGAGGCCACCATCTTCCTGGACAAGGAATACTGGCTGCTGGCTCCGCTTACCGTGGGTGCGCTGCACGATACGTTCAGTGCCCTGTGGTTGCTCGTCTTTAACGGTACAACCGGAAGGCTCAAGGAGCTTGTGCGCACTCTGCGTGCCAAAACTGCCCGTCCGGTGATGCTGGGCGCCCTTTTCGGGGGTCCCATGGCCATGTCCTCGTACATGCTGGGTTTGAAATTTGCCGGACCCGCCTATGTCATGCCCATCACGGCATTGTACCCTGCAGTGGCCTCCATCCTGGCCGCCATTTTTCTCAAGGAAAAGATCGTCCTGCGCGCGTGGATGGGTCTTGCCCTTTGCGTCGTGGGAGGAATGGTCATCGGATATACCCCTCCGGAAGGTTCCCTGGGCAGTGAATTCTACATGGGCATCGCCTTTGCCGCTGTCGCCACCTTTGGCTGGGGATTCGAAGGTGTGCTCGCCACATCCGGCATGGACCTGCTTGATCCCGCCGTTGCCCTTAATGTACGCCAGCTGACCTCTTCCTCCACCTACCTGCTGGTGGTCCTGCCCCTTGCCGGCGGCTATGCCCTGATCACACCGGCCTTGACCGGTTCCATTGGCTGGGTTTTCCCCACGGCTGCCCTGGTGGGTGCCCTTTCCTATCTTTGCTGGTACCGCGCCATGAACATGACCGGTGTCAGTCGGGCCATGGCCATCAATATCACCTACTCCTTATGGGGCATTTTCTTTTCCGCCATTTTTACCGAAGTGGAAATCACGGCCAATATCATTATCGGGGCACTCATCATTACCACCGGCATGATTTTGGTGGTGGGGAATCCCAAAGACATGACCAAGTTACGTAGTGCATAAAACAATGCAAGGACGTCAGAATGAAAACAAAACCACTAAAAACACGTATTGTCGAAGTATTCAAAAATGGTGAGCTGCTCAATGCCAGGGCAATACATGAAATTGTCATGTATGATTATCCATCCGAAAATTATTGCTGCATCAAAACCATAGAAGATCATCTTAAATCACTGAAAGCCGTTGGAATACTCAATGAAGAAGGCTCTTACATTGACGATGATGGAAAGCTGGTTTCAACGTACAGAATATCAGAATACGGACTCGATAAATTGCATAAGGCATCGTGATCAAAAAGGCTGCAAGGGATCTATCCTACCCTTGCAGCCTTTTTGATATGTATGATCATAATTCATGCAAAATAATGCTTGCACTTTTTTGTGTTCTGACACACATGTCGCCACGGAAAAACGACAAAAATGTCGCAGCCAAACAGAAAAAAGAAGCAAGGAACTACTTATGACGACATTGACGCACGACGAGCTGCTGCACCATTGTCAAGAACTCAAGCAGGAGCTGTCTTCCTACAGGGAAATGAAAACCAGGTTCAAACAAAGCGAAGAGCGTTTGACCCGTCTGTTCAATAACCTTCCCGGCATGGCATACAGCTGCTCCCTTGACCACAAATATCACCCCACCCTGGATTTTGCCAGCCAGGGCTGTATTGAGCTCTTTGGAGTTCTTCCCGAATACTTTACCAAACAGCATACCAACGTCATGGAAACCATGGCCTTTCCCGAGGATCTGCCTTCCATACGCAAAGAACAGAATGCCGCCATTGACGGCCACCGCCCCTACAAAATGCTTTACCGCGTCCGCCTGGGCAACAACGACCACAAATGGATATGGGACCAGGGTGAGTGTGTTTATGACGAAAAGGGAACGCCCACACACCTTGAAGGCATCATGATCGACATAAGCGCCCAGAAAATGCGCGAATTCGAGCTCCTGCAGGAGAATCGACAGCTCCAGGCTTCCCTGGGCGATCGATACAAATTTCGGAACATCATCGGCAAAAGTCAGGGGATGCGCGATGTGTTCAAGCTGATCATGAAGGCGGCCAAAAGTGATGCCAACGTCATCATCCTTGGAGAAACCGGTACAGGCAAGGATCTTGTGGCCCAGAGTATCCACGCAGAACGAGGCACCCCGGGAGCGTATGTTCCCGTCAACTGTGGCGCGATTCCCGCCAACCTCATGGAGAGTGCCTTTTTCGGGCACAAGAAAGGGGCTTTTTCAGGTGCGGTTTCCGATTGTCAGGGTTATCTGGCGGCCGCAGACGGCGGGACCCTGTTTCTCGACGAAGTGGGAGAGATCGATCTCTCCTTGCAGGTCAAACTGCTTCGGGCCCTGGAAAGCAAGCTGTACACCCCGGTGGGAGGCAGTGAACCCAGGAGTTCCAATTTCCGCCTCATTGCCGCAACCAACCGCGATCTCAATGAAATGGTCAGACAGGGGACCATGCGCTCGGATTTCTTTTTCCGGCTCCATGTCCTGCCCATCCGCATACCGCCCCTCAGGGAACGAATCGAGGATCTGCCCCTTTTGATAACCGAATTCATGTCCCGCTACACGGGCGAGGATGCTTCCACCCACAGGCTGCCCCTCAAAATCCGTGCGGCCTTTGACGCCCACTCATGGCCGGGCAATGTGCGGGAATTGCAAAATGTCATTGAGCGCTACCTCACTTTCGGAGATTGTGTTTTCAGTGAATTGACCATGCAGGACCCCGACAAGGCACCCGACATTGAAGAGGCGTTGGAAGTTGCTGATGAGGGATCCAGCCTGGCCGAGACCATGAATCTTGTGGAAAAACATCTCCTGCTCAAGGCACTGGAAAAAAATCACTGGAAAAAAGGTCAAACAGCCAGGGAACTGGGGCTGAACATGCGCACCATGCAACGCAAGCTGAAAAAATACGGATTGTAACGTCGATCTTTGCAAACAGCAGCCTGCCGGGGTGTGGTATGGGCCCGCCGGAACATGCAGCATCTGCCACCATGATCCGGTTTCCGCGATCATCAGCATGGGATCTTTGTCTTCGGATTGGGTTGTGCCCTTGAGCCTTCCCATGACAATACGACACAATCGTCAGTTCGCGACATACATGTCGTTTGTCGCAAACAAACATTAATATTAGCAGCTTACACCGATTTTCCTTCAAAGGCGCGACATTCATGTCGCGCCTTTTTTGTTTTTTGGCTGAAATTATTCATAAAATTCAATCATACAAAATAGTTACACGCTCGGCATATTCTATGCTCAGGCGGCTTCGATTGTGTGTTTGGCCAGGGAGCGCGCTTTTGGCAGCGCCCCCAAAAACTCTTGGGAAGGGACGGCATTGTCCGAGGATCTTTCCCCAAATTTACAGTGCGAAAAGCTCTCAGAAACCATTGCATGACCTTGCTTCCTTCTTGGACCACATCCATGGAGGGATCCGGGGCAAGGTCACTCAAATCTGCAATGGAGCACTGATCCCCTTCCCAAGAGTTTGCTTTCTGCAAAAGCAACCAGCAACCCTTTGAGGCTGAAGCCATTCTTTCTTCAGTCGAGCCCTTGCCCTGTCCGAGGTGTCCTCATCGAACGGGCCTGATTTTCAGGAGCATGCCTGTGCAGTGGAAACAATTCAGAACGAACCAGACAGCAGGGTATATGTTCATTCTGCTGGGGATACTCAATTGGAGCGGCAATTTTGTCGCGGCTCGCGGTCTTTCCGGACACATTGATCCGGCAACCTTGAATCTTTTTCGGTGGTCACTGGCCACGCTCATCTTTCTCCCTTTTGGATTTCGGGCCTTCTGGCGCGAACGCCATGTCATCGGTCACATGTGGAAAGAAATGTTTTTCCTCGCCCTGACAGGTGTCTCTTTGTATGACACCCTTGTATTTCTCGCCGGGCATACTTCAGAGGCTTTGAACATGTCCCTTATTTCCACATTATCCCCCTTGCTGACCTCCCTGGTGGCCCAATTCATTTTCAAGGAAAAACTCAAGCCACGCATGTACATGGGAATTGCCCTGAGCACCTTCGGCATCGTGATGCTGGTGACGGATGGCCATTTCAGCAGGCTTGCCACCATGCACTTTGCCCGGGGAGACCTCCTCATATTGTGCACGGCCATGATGTCCGCAGCCTACAACACCACCATCGGACGCATTGCAGGCAAAATCAGTCAGACTGCCCTTGTCATGGCCCTGTGTCTGTTTGGAACAGCGCAAATCATTCCCCTTTACCTGTGGGAAACAGGAGGCGCGATCATCCTTCCCGAATTCACGCCAACTCTCATCTGGTCGTTGCTGTACCTTGCGATTTTCGCTTCCATCCTTTGTTTTCTATTCTGGAACGAAGCCGTCCACATCCTGGGCGCGCCCAAGGCAATGCTTTTTTACTACACCCTGCCTCCCATCAGCGGTTTGGTGGCATGGCTGGTCATTGACGAACCGGTCAGTTTCATCCAATCCTTCAGCGGCATGGTCATTTTGGCAGGGATCCTCTTTGCCTTATATGGCGGTTTGCCAAAACGAAGAAGATGGAAGGCAAAACATTATGATCAACCGATTGAGATCGCTAACTAATTCTCTTTTCTGGAATATGGGGCAGCTTGTTGTTGGCGCCATCATATTCGTCATTGGCTATAACGGAGTGGCCGCACACCATCACTTTGTGCCCGGAGCCCTGTACGGTATCGCGGTTGTCGGCCACTCCATGGAACCGGGATTATCCCTTTCCATATGGTATTTACTGCTGAATATCCCGCTGTTTCTCGCCGCATGGAAAGGCGTCAGCAAACGTTTTTTTTGCCTGAACCTGTTCACCATGAGCGTGGTCACGCTCATGACCCATTATATCCAGCTTGATCTTGGCATCAGAAACGAGCTGTACGCGGCCATAGCCGCCGGATCCATCATGGGGGCAGGATGCGGTCTCATTCTCCGGACCTATGGCGGCGGTGGCGGCCTGGATGTGGTGGCCGTCATCCTGAACAGAAAATTCGGCATCCGATTCGGTGTCTTTTACTTCGTGGTCAACACGGCGGTCATGAGTCTTGCCCTGACCCGCTACACCCAGGACAAGCTCATTGCATCCCTGGTCATGCTCTTTATCAGCTCCGTGGTGA from Desulfoplanes formicivorans includes these protein-coding regions:
- a CDS encoding DsrH/TusB family sulfur metabolism protein, which produces MINSACFVVSKPLGVEQGALGIRTAWACHQNGFETKLIYAEEGVWCLINNPGYHTSMLKDLIQEEGEIYAVKEDLEKRGLTEENLVKGIEVIEAADVAELCEEMDCVNYF
- a CDS encoding sigma-54 interaction domain-containing protein: MTTLTHDELLHHCQELKQELSSYREMKTRFKQSEERLTRLFNNLPGMAYSCSLDHKYHPTLDFASQGCIELFGVLPEYFTKQHTNVMETMAFPEDLPSIRKEQNAAIDGHRPYKMLYRVRLGNNDHKWIWDQGECVYDEKGTPTHLEGIMIDISAQKMREFELLQENRQLQASLGDRYKFRNIIGKSQGMRDVFKLIMKAAKSDANVIILGETGTGKDLVAQSIHAERGTPGAYVPVNCGAIPANLMESAFFGHKKGAFSGAVSDCQGYLAAADGGTLFLDEVGEIDLSLQVKLLRALESKLYTPVGGSEPRSSNFRLIAATNRDLNEMVRQGTMRSDFFFRLHVLPIRIPPLRERIEDLPLLITEFMSRYTGEDASTHRLPLKIRAAFDAHSWPGNVRELQNVIERYLTFGDCVFSELTMQDPDKAPDIEEALEVADEGSSLAETMNLVEKHLLLKALEKNHWKKGQTARELGLNMRTMQRKLKKYGL
- a CDS encoding YitT family protein translates to MGQLVVGAIIFVIGYNGVAAHHHFVPGALYGIAVVGHSMEPGLSLSIWYLLLNIPLFLAAWKGVSKRFFCLNLFTMSVVTLMTHYIQLDLGIRNELYAAIAAGSIMGAGCGLILRTYGGGGGLDVVAVILNRKFGIRFGVFYFVVNTAVMSLALTRYTQDKLIASLVMLFISSVVTEYVLSMFNQRKAVRIITKKSAELVAVMTQNKHYATVFPGRGGYSNEGVDMILSITDNLRLRSLEHLILDNDPEAIFVVENTFSVIGGAIASRKDY
- a CDS encoding OsmC family protein; its protein translation is MSTVHFERLDENRDKFNVGAKAVPEIIMDFSSITPEERNQESMGSRMLCVAALSCYCNTMVNAFKRNNVEIKSLTGSATATKDKDEVNRTRYVELEINIEVGLDEKDREVFETVKENMLNGSLLTYSLEEGMEVDYNIEMKAV
- a CDS encoding DsrE family protein, with protein sequence MSKTLTIMLLSGSAENEDAEFATRLAQAAQEKGHKVQIYLFGNAVNISKKEIPIEGDDLHIQQRLLDHIEPTKCFERLADITRKGGDISTCHTNEHARGIESRQYVDGIKWGDVGGSFTKYLMTSDVLLSVGH
- a CDS encoding alkaline phosphatase family protein, encoding MSTKANRVALLGFDCAIPKRLEALINEGALPNFKKFKEQGTYMTEGYNMPTVTPPSWASICTGAYPRTHGVEDYYYYNEGESLHFSKCVQSFGSQMLTAETIWDRWDKEGKKCLVVNYPVSWPSKMKNGVMVQGEGLSAAETRWQLEGYEHRESLCSESCVATDFYPIGVQARFEEAEGWKNIPEEIEDQDPLDMTIPMEFPHAMEELAPQTWYGLTWESEDDGYDVFALCTEKDFNTALFTIKVREWSDVIEADFPIKADGRIEKGYFRCKLMELSDDAEDFKLYISGITGTHGYCAPDDALKNVDFTRNILANDMGFVGMVNGIIDNETIVEMARFHSEWLTEVITTLMKDHPDWDLLYMHTHLIDWFYHGYMDKMEHGTEEEKKMAYDMERAIYQIEDKFLGTMMAAMPKETLTCVISDHGATPIGPILNTAEALAQAGLTAYEARSSDEAGSVWEESEGFNYDLIPEKSLAVPQRYMFVYVNLKSKYPGGIVEDEDYEKVRNQIIDALYDYKHPETGERPVMCAIPKEDAKVFGMGGEQAGDVVYVLKPEYMAEHGYGFPTGESGCGSLKNIMLWNGPGVKQGYVYERPRWLVDVVPTFCHATGNPVPADTEGAIIYQIFEDHDK
- a CDS encoding DMT family transporter; its protein translation is MTTAMTVENLKLQQDVAFAKKGLAIAVFSGMSWGLNGVILSLAFEATIFLDKEYWLLAPLTVGALHDTFSALWLLVFNGTTGRLKELVRTLRAKTARPVMLGALFGGPMAMSSYMLGLKFAGPAYVMPITALYPAVASILAAIFLKEKIVLRAWMGLALCVVGGMVIGYTPPEGSLGSEFYMGIAFAAVATFGWGFEGVLATSGMDLLDPAVALNVRQLTSSSTYLLVVLPLAGGYALITPALTGSIGWVFPTAALVGALSYLCWYRAMNMTGVSRAMAINITYSLWGIFFSAIFTEVEITANIIIGALIITTGMILVVGNPKDMTKLRSA
- a CDS encoding DsrH/TusB family sulfur metabolism protein, giving the protein MLFFVNKPEEGILDRIALIGGDEDKALLLVGDAISFGTEHWENKLEDLDVEDIYVAKNALDARNLELSDNCQVVDYPEMVDLLLGSDEKIVSL
- a CDS encoding DMT family transporter → MFILLGILNWSGNFVAARGLSGHIDPATLNLFRWSLATLIFLPFGFRAFWRERHVIGHMWKEMFFLALTGVSLYDTLVFLAGHTSEALNMSLISTLSPLLTSLVAQFIFKEKLKPRMYMGIALSTFGIVMLVTDGHFSRLATMHFARGDLLILCTAMMSAAYNTTIGRIAGKISQTALVMALCLFGTAQIIPLYLWETGGAIILPEFTPTLIWSLLYLAIFASILCFLFWNEAVHILGAPKAMLFYYTLPPISGLVAWLVIDEPVSFIQSFSGMVILAGILFALYGGLPKRRRWKAKHYDQPIEIAN